Proteins from a single region of Nomia melanderi isolate GNS246 chromosome 11, iyNomMela1, whole genome shotgun sequence:
- the LOC116435214 gene encoding uncharacterized protein LOC116435214 isoform X4 — protein sequence MPQMICNMCRWNLDRSYKFKLQCKKADEALRAYPLSGVLPRPFPPIPNDPPEINNKRPLEQRSQNDAVKKPRVDNGDRERREARDRERDRERERERERERDKDRDRERERERERERDRDRERERDRDRQAEKQREKEEQHDFYEEEQDAGSEGDQDTSSAKEERKLEPGEIRVHACDQCDRTFPLRQALALHIQRAHRDRNYKCTECDRMFFSKYDLGKHMSTHSEEKPFCCPVCNKQFSRANLLQRHEKVHRDELRYGCQHCDREFFTTEELEKHEDAVHKKEKPFQCNICNKRFTYKQGLERHEVLHNEDKTFVCEYCKEAFRTSTKLARHLTTHAGHRPYLCKLCPRSFLLSHHLTRHMRTHSVEKRHVCEDCGKAFKRKESLEVHQLTHTKRTGMGLTCDVCQESCRNRADYVTHIKQHIEAGEKMGPDGLQPDNKTKLDLESDEDEEEEQYSDGDDDYEPPAYIVKKLPKPSKPDRSESEEEQERSEKDENQKEQVVYVRRKDGNMIKKTIKTLMPIQRREVQDTKVKQSPNSSQSQQVTKTSQSKPNEESAKTSRVDETEAQVQKIVASVFKEHKIPLKHQNVAQDQGKESPTSTNQSRPPQGQSNSQNQIVAKDDKLETSTAVSGTPKAVSTIKVIKRIVVRKPSGTTETPTGPTITKEGETPGTVSELTSSGHKVTKRVIVRRIIRQGDTTREVIMNPDGTIIDPAELAKLPTGNVVKRVVVKKPLDKHAGIVQAVLQSSTEQRQQPTPIKNTETVISDSPKFELKTSQSISTPSSAPKTSVATIQKPALTGGDQETKEKLEQLEKRVEQQRLKIEELEARKQQEYEPMEELSPERHDESEDEQQLPLKRVFVKKKQSMYDEEQEYNDNDVTTTTPVTTVSVTTTPAVILKDEIQVEPEKEKAPVELKQVENVQKESTKTPTGRRDGKQPMITSSKVYGNKKIIVVKTEEASEVEEMSRELCSILDSADSVVKMQETVLSNLSQMPTIAETIPKSYTDKPKAGPSNENNETIKKDEVDETNPQDEEITLKLENTSTMDVVEDLEEPEIKMESVTEEAVTIIEQPEQNSTLTLDEQDLSESTDIFEPSDNVLEVQKSQLEDSVIELDHENHAINLNDTNDSQDSLEDKLQQMEG from the coding sequence ATGCCACAAATGATATGCAATATGTGTCGTTGGAATCTAGATCGTTCTTATAAATTTAAGCTTCAGTGCAAGAAAGCAGATGAAGCACTAAGAGCTTATCCATTATCTGGTGTCTTACCAAGACCATTTCCACCAATCCCTAATGATCCCCCTGAAATCAATAACAAAAGACCATTGGAACAAAGGTCCCAAAATGATGCAGTAAAAAAGCCTAGAGTTGATAATGGTGATAGAGAAAGACGAGAGGCacgagacagagaaagagatagagaaagagaaagagaaagggaacgagagagagacAAGGATCgtgatagagaaagagaaagggaaagagaaagagagagggatagagatagagaaagagaaagagatagagatagacAAGCAGAAaaacaaagagagaaagaagagcaACATGATTTTTATGAGGAGGAACAAGATGCAGGTAGCGAAGGAGATCAAGATACAAGTAGTGCTAAAGAAGAACGTAAATTAGAACCAGGTGAGATAAGAGTTCATGCATGTGATCAGTGTGATCGCACTTTTCCTCTACGTCAAGCCCTTGCTCTCCACATACAAAGAGCCCATAGAGATCGTAACTACAAATGCACAGAATGTGACCGTATGTTTTTCTCTAAATATGATCTAGGAAAACACATGAGTACTCATTCTGAGGAAAAACCTTTCTGTTGTCCAGTCTGTAATAAACAGTTCTCAAGAGCAAATTTACTGCAACGCCATGAGAAAGTTCATAGGGATGAATTGCGATATGGCTGTCAGCATTGTGACCGTGAATTCTTTACAACTGAGGAATTAGAAAAGCATGAAGATGCTGTgcacaaaaaagaaaaaccttTCCAGtgcaatatttgcaataaacGTTTCACCTACAAACAGGGGTTGGAACGGCACGAGGTGCTTCATAATGAAGATAAGACGTTCGTTTGTGAGTATTGTAAGGAAGCATTCCGTACAAGTACAAAATTGGCACGTCACTTGACAACTCATGCAGGGCACAGACCATATTTATGCAAGCTTTGCCCTCGTTCATTTCTTCTATCTCATCATTTAACTAGACACATGCGTACACATTCTGTCGAAAAGCGTCACGTTTGTGAAGATTGTGGAAAAGCATTCAAGCGTAAAGAGAGTTTAGAAGTACATCAGCTAACGCACACAAAACGCACAGGTATGGGATTAACTTGTGATGTCTGTCAGGAATCCTGCAGAAATAGAGCAGACTATGTTACTCACATAAAACAACATATTGAAGCAGGTGAAAAAATGGGACCAGATGGACTACAGCCAGACAATAAAACCAAACTCGATCTAGAGAGTgatgaagacgaagaagaagaacaataCTCTGATGGCGACGATGATTACGAACCACCAGCATATATTGTAAAGAAACTTCCAAAACCAAGTAAGCCTGATAGATCAGAAAGCGAAGAAGAACAGGAAAGGTCAGAGAAAGATGAAAATCAAAAGGAACAGGTAGTATATGTCAGACGTAAAGATGGTAATATGATTAAAAAGACAATTAAAACACTAATGCCTATTCAGCGTAGAGAAGTACAAGACACAAAGGTTAAACAAAGTCCAAACAGTAGTCAATCACAGCAGGTTACAAAAACTTCACAGTCTAAGCCGAATGAGGAATCTGCAAAAACTTCTCGTGTAGATGAAACAGAAGCACAAGTTCAAAAAATAGTTGCATCTGTATTTAAAGAACACAAAATTCCTTTGAAACATCAAAATGTTGCTCAAGATCAAGGTAAAGAGTCACCTACATCTACAAATCAATCAAGACCACCACAAGGACAGAGTAATTCACAAAATCAAATTGTTGCAAAAGATGATAAGTTAGAAACTTCTACTGCAGTTAGCGGTACACCAAAAGCTGTTAGTACCATTAAGGTGATAAAAAGAATCGTTGTGCGAAAACCCAGTGGAACTACGGAAACTCCTACAGGACCAACTATAACAAAAGAGGGAGAAACACCAGGAACTGTGTCTGAGCTAACTAGTTCAGGTCACAAGGTTACAAAACGAGTAATTGTTCGCAGAATCATTCGACAAGGGGATACTACAAGAGAAGTTATTATGAATCCTGATGGTACAATAATAGATCCAGCAGAGCTAGCAAAATTACCTACTGGTAACGTTGTAAAGAGAGTTGTTGTGAAAAAACCTCTTGACAAACATGCAGGTATTGTTCAAGCAGTTTTACAATCATCTACTGAACAACGCCAGCAACCAACTCCAATAAAAAATACCGAAACTGTAATAAGTGATTCTCCAAAATTCGAATTAAAAACATCTCAATCAATAAGTACACCATCATCTGCACCGAAAACATCTGTAGCGACTATCCAAAAACCTGCGTTAACAGGAGGTGATCaagaaactaaagaaaaattagaacaactagagaagagagtagagcaacaacgtttaaaaattgaagaactaGAAGCACGCAAACAACAAGAATATGAACCTATGGAAGAATTATCACCGGAACGTCATGATGAATCTGAAGATGAACAACAATTACCATTGAAGAGAGTATTTGTTAAGAAAAAGCAAAGTATGTATGATGAAGAACAAGAATACAATGACAATGATGTAACAACTACAACTCCTGTAACAACGGTATCTGTAACAACTACTCCTGCAGTAATATTGAAAGACGAGATTCAAGTTGAaccagaaaaagaaaaagctcCAGTGGAGTTAAAACAAGTTGAGAATGTACAAAAGGAATCAACAAAAACACCTACAGGTAGAAGGGATGGTAAACAGCCAATGATAACTAGTTCTAAAGTTTATGGAAATAAAAAGATTATCGTTGTAAAGACAGAAGAAGCATCAGAAGTAGAAGAGATGAGTCGCGAATTATGTAGTATACTCGATTCAGCTGACTCGGTAGTGAAGATGCAAGAAACAGTTTTGAGTAATCTCAGTCAAATGCCTACTATTGCAGAAACTATCCCGAAAAGTTATACTGATAAACCAAAAGCTGGACCCTCcaacgaaaataatgaaacaattaaaaaagatgAAGTAGACGAAACTAATCCTCAAGATGAAGAAATAACTTTGAAGCTTGAGAATACTAGTACAATGGATGTTGTGGAAGATTTGGAAGAACCTGAGATAAAAATGGAATCTGTAACAGAAGAAGCAGTTACAATAATAGAACAACCTGAACAAAATTCAACTTTAACTTTAGACGAACAGGATCTTTCAGAGTCCACGGATATTTTTGAACCATCAGATAATGTTTTAGAAGTTCAAAAAAGTCAATTGGAGGACTCTGTGATAGAACTTGATCATGAGAATCAtgcaataaatttaaatgatacTAATGACAGTCAAGATAGTCTGGAGGATAAACTTCAACAAATGGAAGGTTGA